A single region of the Geobacillus subterraneus genome encodes:
- a CDS encoding endonuclease NucS domain-containing protein, with product MSNKPYVWQMIKEAVENSPNQKVTYAEIKNYIKNKYGNVNENTINAQIIVCTVNQPSRVHYPENQKPRIANSKYDFLFTVGRGQVVLYNPNEHGVWEIRKNEYGKLTVAQKGLEEDIAIAETENGLESTEPDMLFPVESHLRDFIAQNIQSLDVNGKRLKLYIDDEGRNGVEYPTDVGLIDILAVDEEGNFVVFELKLSKGPDAAIGQIARYMGWVKKNIAKGKNVSGVIVAKKVDDKLKYAASIVPEISLFEYQLNFTIQKASI from the coding sequence ATGAGTAACAAGCCATATGTGTGGCAAATGATTAAAGAAGCGGTAGAAAACAGCCCAAATCAAAAAGTTACATATGCTGAAATAAAAAATTATATCAAAAACAAATATGGTAATGTTAACGAAAACACGATAAATGCTCAGATCATTGTTTGTACTGTTAATCAACCTTCACGAGTTCATTACCCAGAGAATCAAAAACCAAGAATTGCTAATTCTAAATATGATTTTTTGTTTACTGTAGGAAGAGGGCAAGTTGTATTGTATAATCCCAATGAACATGGTGTATGGGAAATACGTAAAAATGAATATGGGAAATTAACAGTTGCTCAAAAAGGATTAGAAGAAGACATAGCGATTGCTGAAACAGAAAATGGCTTGGAGTCAACAGAACCAGATATGTTGTTTCCTGTTGAAAGCCATCTACGTGACTTTATAGCACAAAACATTCAATCATTAGACGTGAATGGAAAAAGGTTAAAATTATATATTGACGATGAAGGACGAAATGGAGTAGAATACCCAACTGATGTCGGGCTCATTGATATTTTAGCCGTTGACGAGGAAGGTAATTTTGTTGTATTTGAGCTAAAACTTAGCAAAGGACCGGATGCAGCTATTGGTCAAATTGCTCGATACATGGGTTGGGTAAAAAAGAATATAGCAAAAGGAAAGAATGTTAGTGGAGTAATAGTAGCCAAAAAAGTTGATGATAAACTTAAATATGCCGCTTCTATCGTCCCTGAAATTTCTCTATTTGAGTATCAACTTAACTTCACAATACAGAAAGCAAGTATATAA
- a CDS encoding DUF3800 domain-containing protein, translating into MYYLIYFDESNKIDQLDVEYSYYGAYGSTDISMAKVVRKVRNIFKQCKSFSELHFREYTKDNHVKKYFQTLHTVINEDVKINILIVNNKDALYAAQRIGLTTPELRNLFYIKIPERLFYGVTRNLSEFSKNDGMIKVKIKVDQNDEYDQIFLGHKIIEQMNAHSAYRNKNYRVVSVISQDSAKSIPLQIVDTFMGIVVFLLEKNYLEQSNVSKIKSDLIYRFLIEQDNLTKFQKQIKLYKWTGSEELTPMNISDYVSPFMTYKAAYDVQEMTRIQKVMLEDSPKSLKELREKVNYPNTMLNTLIGYKDQIEGRGRNYSIIEPQVKMI; encoded by the coding sequence ATGTACTACTTAATCTATTTTGATGAGAGTAATAAAATTGATCAACTTGACGTGGAGTATTCTTATTATGGTGCTTATGGAAGTACAGATATATCGATGGCAAAAGTGGTTAGAAAAGTTCGGAATATCTTTAAACAATGTAAATCCTTTAGTGAGTTACACTTTCGTGAGTATACGAAAGACAACCATGTAAAAAAATACTTCCAAACTCTCCATACAGTTATCAATGAGGATGTAAAAATAAACATTCTTATCGTGAACAATAAGGACGCCTTATATGCTGCGCAAAGGATAGGATTGACTACTCCTGAGTTGAGAAATTTATTTTATATAAAGATACCAGAAAGGCTGTTCTATGGTGTGACTAGAAATTTATCTGAATTTAGCAAAAACGATGGGATGATTAAAGTTAAAATTAAAGTGGATCAGAACGATGAATATGATCAAATTTTTCTTGGACATAAAATTATTGAACAGATGAACGCACATTCTGCCTATAGAAACAAAAACTATCGAGTGGTTAGTGTAATATCCCAAGATTCAGCTAAATCCATTCCTTTGCAAATAGTCGATACTTTTATGGGGATTGTTGTATTTTTGCTAGAAAAAAATTATCTTGAACAATCAAATGTTTCTAAAATAAAAAGCGATCTCATATATAGATTTCTGATCGAGCAAGATAACCTTACTAAGTTCCAGAAACAAATAAAACTATACAAATGGACAGGAAGCGAAGAGCTTACTCCCATGAACATAAGTGATTATGTATCGCCTTTTATGACCTATAAAGCCGCGTACGATGTGCAAGAAATGACACGTATCCAGAAAGTAATGCTTGAAGATTCCCCAAAATCATTGAAAGAGTTGAGAGAAAAAGTGAACTATCCTAATACAATGCTAAATACACTTATAGGATATAAAGACCAGATTGAAGGGCGCGGAAGAAATTATTCCATTATAGAACCGCAGGTAAAAATGATCTAA
- a CDS encoding Uma2 family endonuclease: MTTPEFSNHNYTYEDYLKWDGQWELIDGVPYSMAPSPSFAHQYMVGELYAALRDDFQQQRCVVVMAPFDVIFASSLDDKSAKNVVQPDISVICNREKITEKGCVGAPDLIVEVLSPSTALKDRNEKYKLYQRFEVKEYWMVDPLHRTVEVYGWHNGAYEKREVFGEQDVLVSFLYPDLKVCLHDVFQRLS; the protein is encoded by the coding sequence ATGACGACTCCGGAGTTTTCAAATCACAACTATACATATGAAGATTATCTCAAATGGGACGGACAATGGGAATTGATTGATGGCGTGCCATATAGCATGGCTCCTTCTCCTTCGTTTGCTCACCAGTATATGGTTGGTGAGTTGTATGCGGCATTGCGGGATGATTTTCAACAACAACGATGTGTAGTGGTCATGGCCCCATTTGATGTCATATTCGCTTCAAGCCTTGATGACAAATCCGCGAAAAATGTGGTGCAGCCCGATATTTCTGTTATTTGTAACCGAGAGAAAATAACAGAAAAGGGATGCGTGGGAGCCCCTGATTTAATCGTAGAAGTGTTGTCTCCGAGTACGGCGTTAAAAGACCGAAATGAAAAATACAAATTGTATCAACGGTTTGAAGTAAAAGAGTACTGGATGGTTGATCCGCTGCATCGAACCGTGGAGGTGTACGGATGGCATAACGGAGCATATGAAAAAAGGGAAGTATTTGGAGAACAAGATGTACTCGTTTCTTTTCTGTATCCAGATTTAAAGGTTTGCCTCCATGATGTGTTTCAGCGGTTATCATAA
- a CDS encoding molybdopterin-containing oxidoreductase family protein: MGSFVQQPTGIFPSVCSLDCPDQCGLLVHKKDGKIVKIQGDPDHPVTKGHICNKVRNITERIYDLKRLKYPMKRVGAKGEGKFTRISWDEALETIAAKWKELIETYGPESILPYSFYGNMGRLSAEGMDRRFFHRLGASLLDRTICSSAGSQGLQYTMGGGFGIDPEETIHAKLVIFWGINAVSTNMHQVILAQKARKNGAKIVVIDVHKNQTGQLADWFIPILPGTDAALALGMMHILFAENMVDDDFLRKYTVGYEELCEHVVQYDPIMVSKITGVPVEDIYKLARWYGQTTPSFIRIGNGLQHHDNGGMCIRTIACLPALTGQWLVKGGGAIKSNSGYLALNQMSLQRPDLLQNKHTRIINMNRLGEALLELDPPIRSLFVYGTNPAVVAPNSNKVRQGLAREDLFVIVHDLFMTETAKYADIVLPATSSFENTDLYTSYWHHYVQIQQPVIERYGESKSNVEVFQLLAKRMGFEDPCLYETEEEMISQALDHPTNPFLEGIRYETLVEKQYIKAKVKRLLPGTLPTPSGKMELYSKKMEQDGYPPLPTYTPIVDDGDFPFFFVPGPNHNFLNTTFSNNEKHISLEKEQRLYMNVKDALAKGIKDGDRVRVWNDRGECVLKASVGEHVLPGVVVTQGLWADSPGTNHLVNSLTPDRIADMGGGATFFSGRVDVEKC; encoded by the coding sequence ATGGGTTCATTTGTACAACAGCCAACCGGCATCTTTCCGTCTGTCTGTTCTCTCGATTGTCCTGATCAATGCGGGTTGCTCGTGCATAAGAAAGATGGGAAAATCGTGAAAATTCAAGGCGACCCGGATCATCCTGTGACAAAAGGCCATATATGCAATAAAGTGCGGAATATAACCGAACGAATTTACGACCTGAAGCGCTTGAAATACCCGATGAAACGTGTGGGTGCTAAAGGGGAAGGGAAATTTACGCGGATCAGCTGGGACGAAGCGCTCGAGACCATTGCGGCCAAATGGAAAGAATTGATTGAAACATACGGACCTGAAAGCATCCTTCCTTATAGCTTTTATGGCAACATGGGAAGACTCAGCGCCGAAGGCATGGACCGGCGTTTTTTCCATCGGCTAGGCGCATCCTTGCTTGATCGGACCATTTGTTCGTCCGCTGGATCTCAAGGGCTTCAATATACGATGGGAGGCGGCTTTGGAATCGATCCGGAAGAAACGATTCATGCCAAACTCGTCATCTTCTGGGGAATTAATGCGGTCAGTACGAACATGCATCAAGTCATCCTAGCCCAAAAAGCCCGAAAAAACGGGGCGAAGATTGTGGTAATTGATGTTCATAAAAACCAAACCGGGCAGCTTGCTGACTGGTTCATTCCGATCCTGCCGGGCACCGATGCCGCTCTTGCTTTAGGCATGATGCATATTTTATTTGCAGAAAACATGGTAGACGATGATTTTTTGAGAAAATATACGGTTGGATATGAGGAGCTGTGCGAACATGTGGTTCAGTACGATCCTATTATGGTTTCCAAAATAACAGGTGTTCCCGTTGAAGATATTTATAAGCTTGCCAGATGGTATGGGCAAACCACCCCTTCCTTCATTCGAATCGGCAACGGTTTGCAGCATCACGACAACGGAGGAATGTGCATCCGAACGATCGCCTGTCTCCCTGCCCTGACCGGACAATGGTTGGTCAAAGGCGGCGGCGCCATCAAATCCAATAGCGGCTACCTAGCTCTTAATCAAATGAGCTTGCAGCGCCCGGATCTATTGCAAAACAAACATACACGAATCATCAACATGAATCGGCTCGGTGAGGCATTGTTGGAATTGGATCCGCCGATTCGTTCGTTATTCGTGTACGGCACCAATCCGGCCGTCGTTGCTCCAAACAGCAACAAAGTACGACAAGGATTGGCGAGAGAGGATCTCTTTGTCATCGTGCATGATTTGTTTATGACAGAAACCGCCAAATACGCCGATATTGTGCTTCCGGCCACTTCTTCATTTGAAAATACAGATTTGTATACATCCTATTGGCACCACTATGTTCAAATTCAACAACCAGTGATTGAACGATACGGAGAGTCTAAATCGAATGTTGAAGTGTTCCAATTGTTGGCGAAACGAATGGGGTTTGAGGATCCGTGTTTATACGAGACAGAAGAAGAAATGATTTCGCAAGCCTTGGATCACCCAACCAACCCTTTCTTGGAAGGAATCCGTTATGAAACATTGGTAGAAAAACAGTATATCAAAGCAAAGGTCAAACGGTTGCTGCCGGGAACCTTACCAACGCCGAGCGGAAAAATGGAGCTGTATTCGAAGAAAATGGAACAAGATGGCTATCCTCCGTTGCCAACGTATACGCCGATTGTTGACGATGGGGATTTTCCGTTTTTCTTTGTGCCCGGTCCTAATCACAACTTTTTAAACACCACGTTCTCCAATAATGAAAAGCACATTTCGTTGGAAAAAGAACAGCGTTTGTATATGAATGTGAAAGATGCCCTGGCGAAAGGAATTAAAGATGGGGATCGAGTCCGAGTATGGAACGATCGCGGAGAATGCGTGTTGAAAGCGTCCGTTGGAGAACATGTCCTCCCTGGTGTCGTCGTCACGCAAGGGTTATGGGCCGATTCTCCGGGCACAAACCATTTGGTCAACTCCCTTACTCCCGATCGGATCGCCGACATGGGCGGCGGCGCGACCTTTTTCTCCGGCCGCGTCGATGTGGAAAAATGCTAG